One stretch of Pigmentiphaga aceris DNA includes these proteins:
- a CDS encoding nucleotidyltransferase domain-containing protein, translating into MSAVDFMFAPPVQRILGATLLNPERSYRVKDLIALSGGGVGNTRRHLAKLISAGILEEDPRRGHERSIRINAAHFLYKDLQSIARKTFGLVEPVRDALTPFAKQIQQAFIFGSVVSGQDTADSDIDLIVVGHPDLILAVGESLLQAETVLGRRIHLSLYDEQEWAHLRQTDPVVSQILEGATLTVLSDGKTD; encoded by the coding sequence ATGAGCGCTGTCGATTTCATGTTTGCACCACCGGTGCAACGCATCCTTGGTGCGACCTTGCTGAATCCCGAGCGCTCATACCGTGTGAAGGATCTCATTGCACTGTCCGGTGGAGGGGTCGGCAACACGCGACGTCATCTGGCAAAGCTCATCTCGGCCGGTATCCTGGAAGAAGACCCGAGACGCGGACATGAACGCAGCATTCGTATTAATGCTGCGCACTTTCTGTACAAAGACCTGCAGAGCATCGCGCGCAAGACGTTCGGGCTGGTGGAACCAGTCCGCGACGCGTTGACACCGTTCGCCAAACAGATTCAACAGGCATTCATCTTCGGCTCTGTGGTCAGCGGGCAAGATACTGCCGACAGCGATATCGACCTGATTGTGGTGGGCCACCCCGATTTGATTCTCGCCGTGGGCGAATCGCTGCTTCAAGCCGAAACGGTGCTTGGCCGCAGGATTCATTTGTCCTTGTACGACGAGCAGGAATGGGCGCACCTGCGGCAAACTGATCCGGTCGTGTCACAAATCCTTGAGGGCGCGACCTTGACGGTGCTCTCTGATGGCAAGACCGACTGA